In Chloroflexota bacterium, one genomic interval encodes:
- the rsfS gene encoding ribosome silencing factor: MESIDLARLIVDAVADKQGEDILLLDIKSISLIADYFVITSADTDRQIQAIADEVAIRAKQNGVLPLHVEGDPESGWVLLDYGGVVVHLFSPEKRAYYALEDFWKRAAMVLRMP, translated from the coding sequence CTGGAATCCATAGACCTGGCCCGACTGATCGTGGATGCCGTCGCCGACAAGCAAGGCGAGGACATCCTCCTGCTGGACATCAAGTCCATTTCCCTGATCGCGGACTACTTCGTCATCACCTCGGCCGACACCGACCGCCAAATCCAGGCGATCGCGGACGAAGTGGCGATCCGCGCCAAACAAAACGGCGTCCTGCCTCTGCACGTTGAAGGCGATCCAGAGTCAGGGTGGGTCCTCTTGGATTACGGCGGCGTTGTCGTGCACCTGTTCTCGCCGGAGAAAAGGGCCTACTACGCGCTGGAAGACTTCTGGAAGCGCGCCGCCATGGTGCTGCGGATGCCCTGA
- the ndk gene encoding nucleoside-diphosphate kinase → MERTLVIVKPDGVQRGLIGPIITRLEQRGLKIVGLKMMQITPDLARKHYAIHEGKPFFDGLIRYITSAPVVVMVVEGKKAIEVVRATMGATNPVAAAPGTIRADYALEIGRNLVHGSDGPETAQTEIALFFKPEELLDYSRDTDKWIFE, encoded by the coding sequence GTGGAACGCACGCTCGTTATCGTCAAGCCCGATGGCGTCCAGCGCGGGCTAATCGGCCCCATCATCACGCGGCTGGAGCAGCGCGGGCTGAAGATCGTCGGTCTCAAGATGATGCAGATTACCCCAGACCTGGCCCGCAAACACTACGCAATCCACGAGGGCAAGCCGTTTTTTGACGGGCTGATTCGTTACATCACATCGGCGCCGGTCGTGGTCATGGTCGTAGAGGGCAAGAAGGCCATAGAGGTCGTTCGGGCTACCATGGGCGCGACGAACCCGGTGGCCGCCGCGCCGGGCACCATCCGCGCCGACTATGCGCTGGAAATCGGCCGCAACCTGGTGCACGGGTCCGACGGCCCAGAGACGGCGCAGACGGAAATCGCCCTGTTCTTCAAACCCGAAGAGTTGCTGGACTATTCGCGCGACACCGACAAGTGGATTTTTGAATAG